The following proteins are encoded in a genomic region of Coffea eugenioides isolate CCC68of chromosome 6, Ceug_1.0, whole genome shotgun sequence:
- the LOC113774314 gene encoding uncharacterized protein LOC113774314: protein MDHRGKGRGRSRGRGRGRRVEALRDQGGDRASEVNQNHGPEGGGGDQMATAINRITEVLERLADRQGPGLAQQQPGGQVDTEDRALERFLKFGPPKFQGGPEPEIAEGWWERISDIFTTLDYTEGRKVTFASFQFEGVARSWWNLIKAKWDRDRTPSTWANFTREFNAKFLPTLVQEKKEDDFIKCKQGAMSIAEYETNFTKLARYAPDLVATEQRRIRRFVQGLNVEIQEGLATAQISTYSDAVEKAQRFETARAQSKSFFARKRNAPSGSRDPVSASASPLKMGRGTGVVNIPSALRGALARGAGTRGSGARGSGIRGGQSGRGPSRSAPRVEQVSTPQITCGYCEKVNHTANECWRKEGKCLRCGSAEHQIANCPKISENGESQGGATISRQTTSGGSRPKVLARVYALDSQHVPDPSEVVEGTLPIFHRLTKVLIDPGATHSFVNPAFMCGIDVKPVRLPYDLEVRTPTSNKSILTSLVYQECEATLKLDVKGRLVSSALISGIRTRKMLYKGAQNFLAFLINAPSDQVKLDDVPIVRDFPDVFPEELTSLPPEREIEFKIDLVPGVVPISKTPYRMAPAELKELKIQLQDLLERGFIKKSDSPWGGPVLFVKKKDGSLRLCIDYRGLNERIFKKYLDQFVVVFIDDILVYSKTREDHAKHLEIVLQVLREHKLYAKFSKCEFWLEEISFLGHRISKNGIAVDPTKVEAVTLWKQPENPTEIRSFLGLVGYYRRFIKDFSKIAGPMTELTKKNHKFIWSPKCETSFQELKRRLTTVPVLALPEGVDGYVVYSDASKEGLGCVLMQKEKVVAYASRKLKPHEMNYPTHDLKLAAVIFALKK from the exons ATGGATCACCGTGGTAAAGGCCGAGGCCGAAGTCGAGGTCGAGGTCGAGGGAGACGGGTTGAAGCCCTCCGTGATCAAGGGGGCGATAGAGCGTCTGAGGTGAACCAAAATCATGGACCCGAGGGCGGGGGCGGAGATCAAATGGCCACCGCTATTAATAGGATAACTGAAGTACTAGAGCGTTTGGCGGACCGTCAAGGTCCTGGATTAGCGCAACAACAACCTGGAGGGCAGGTAGATACGGAAGATAGGGCTTTGGAAAGGTTCCTGAAGTTTGGGCCGCCTAAGTTTCAAGGTGGGCCAGAGCCTGAGATAGCTGAGGGATGGTGGGAGAGAATATCTGATATTTTTACCACCCTGGATTACACTGAAGGGCGAAAGGTGACCTTTGCGtcatttcaatttgagggagttgCACGGTCATGGTGGAATCTAATTAAGGCTAAGTGGGATAGAGACCGTACCCCTAGTACTTGGGCAAATTTCACCCGTGAGTTTAACGCCAAATTCCTTCCAACCCTAGTCCAAGAGAAAAAGGAAGATGACTTTATTAAGTGCAAACAAGGGGCCATGAGTATAGCAGAGTATGAGACCAATTTCACTAAATTAGCTCGTTATGCCCCTGACCTTGTAGCCACTGAGCAGAGACGCATTAGGAGatttgtgcaagggctcaatgtaGAGATTCAAGAGGGGCTAGCAACTGCTCAAATTAGCACTTATAGTGACGCCGTGGAGAAAGCTCAGAGGTTTGAGACGGCTAGAGCCCAATCTAAGTCATTCTTTGCTAGAAAAAGGAATGCCCCTAGTGGTAGCAGGGACCCAGTTTCGGCAAGTGCCTCACCGCTTAAGATGGGTAGAGGAACTGGGGTAGTGAACATCCCTAGTGCTTTGAGAGGTGCTTTAGCAAGGGGAGCTGGAACTAGAGGCTCTGGGGCGAGAGGTTCTGGAATAAGAGGAGGTCAAAGTGGAAGGGGACCCTCTAGGAGTGCTCCGCGCGTTGAACAAGTGTCAACCCCTCAGATAACCTGTGGTTACTGTGAAAAAGTCAATCATACCGCAAATGAGTGCTGGAGAAAGGAGGGCAAGTGCCTCAGGTGTGGAAGTGCTGAGCACCAAATTGCTAATTGTCCTAAGATTTCCGAGAATGGGGAAAGCCAAGGAGGTGCCACAATTTCTAGGCAAACTACTTCTGGAGGGAGTCGGCCAAAGGTTCTGGCTAGGGTTTACGCCCTAGATAGTCAACATGTACCTGACCCTTCGGAGGTAGTCGAAGGTACacttccaatctttcaccgattaactaaggttttaattgatcccggTGCGACCCATTCATTTGTTAATCCTGCTTTTATGTGTGGAATTGATGTAAAACCTGTACGATTACCCTATGATTTGGAGGTTAGGACTCCTACAAGTAACAAGAGCATACTCACTAGCTTAGTTTATCAGGAGT GTGAGGCAACTCTTAAGTTAGATGTAAAGGGTAGATTAGTTTCGTCTGCTTTGATTTCAGGGATTCGAACTAGGAAAATGCTTTACAAGGGAGCCCAGAATTTCTTAGCTTTCTTAATTAACGCCCCTAGTGACCAAGTGAAATTAGACGATGTGCCAATCGTGCGAGACTTTCCTGATGTCTTCCCTGAAGAATTAACATCTTTACCACCTGAAAGGGAgatagagtttaagattgaCTTGGTACCAGGAGTAGTTCCAATTTCTAAGACTCCTTATAGAATGGCTCCTGCGGAATTGAAAGAACTAAAGATCCAGTTACAGGACCTGCTAGAAAGAGGTTTTATTAAGAAAAGTGACTCACCGTGGGGAGgtccagttttgtttgtaaagaaaaaggatggaagtttGAGACTGTGCATTGACTATCGAGGTTTAAATGAG aGAATCTTTAAGAAATATCTAGACCAATTTGTAGTGGTATTCATAGATGACATTCTAGTATATTCTAAGACCCGAGAGGATCATGCCAAGCACTTGGAGATAGTTTTACAAGTGTTGAGAGAACATAAACTTTACGCTAAGTTCAgtaagtgcgaattttggctggaagaaatttcttttttgggtCATAGAATCTCTAAGAATGGAATCGCTGTGGATCCAACTAAAGTGGAGGCAGTTACTTTATGGAAACAACCAGAGAATCCAACTGAaattagaagtttcttgggatTGGTAGGTTATTACCGTCGTTTTATAAaagatttctcaaaaattgCTGGGCCAATGACGGAGTTAACTAAGAAAAACCATAAGTTCATTTGGAGCCCAAAATGTGAAACGAGTTTTCAAGAGTTGAAGAGGCGTTTGACTACGGTTCCAGTGTTAGCCTTACCTGAGGGAGTTGATGGGTATGTGGTGTATTCTGATGCTTCTAAAGAAGGGTTAGgctgtgttttaatgcaaaaggAAAAAGTTGTAGCCTATGCTTCTAGGAAATTAAAACCCCATGAGATGAATTACCCGACCCATGACCTAAAGttggctgctgttatttttgctTTGAAAAAGTAG